The Sander vitreus isolate 19-12246 chromosome 10, sanVit1, whole genome shotgun sequence genome contains the following window.
TAATAACAGAGGATGATTACCAAAATGGCCATCCTGACCTGGAAGCTGCATCATCAGGCAGACTGGGAGTTGGCCGTGACAAGATGGTCTACATGGCAGTCAAGAACCAtccaaaagaagaagaggatgatGAGGATGACAGTGATGAGGATGACGATGATGACATCAGTATGTTCCTTTGTGAAACAGCTTTTAGTCCATTTTGTCAGACAGGTTCTGTGGCTGTAAGTAAGTAGAATGTGTCAACCTTCAGTCTTTTACTGTTGAAAGTTCAGTAAGAGGAGGCTGCTGTACATCAGCATTCTTTTTAGATGACTTActcaacaacaaaatgtttttgcctATGTCTGGGCAGTTTGTACAGCAAATAACAGACACTGTCAtagagcacttttttttttttaagtgttttctaTCCTGTTAATAATTATATCTAAACTGTCTGTGCAGGTAATACCATTGATCAGGTGAAGAATGGAGCAGCTACACCATTTCTGCAAATCCGAGAGGGGCTGGGTGCAAACCGTGTCCTCAAACCCAAAgctaagaaaaagaagaaaggggaGATACGACAGTGTCAGACTGGTATGCACAGCATACAATTCTGGGATCATGAGATTTGTATGATTTGATAATAAGCATCTAACACTTTTACATGGTTGTTAACAGTATTTGAAGTTGCACTCTATTTTTCAACCATCTCTTCAACCATTTCTTCCAGCTGTTATCATTGGACCAGATGGCATGCCTTTGACTGTCTACCCCTGCCACATATGTGGAAAGAAGTTTCGCTCAAGAGGCTTCCTCAAATGCCACATGAAGAACCACCCAGACCACCTGCTTAAGAAGAAGTACCAGTGTACAGACTGCGACTTTACCACCAACAAGAAGGTGAGTTTCCACAACCACTTGGAGAGTCACAAGCTGCTGAGTCACAACAATGAGCGCTCTCCAGAATACAGCGAGTACGCGCGGCGCTACCATGAGTCCAGCCCCTTGGGCTCTGACAAGCTCATTGTCAAGGACCGGGAGCCCAAACTGCATCACTGCAAGTACTGCGATTATGAGACAGCTGAACAGGGCCTGCTCAACCGTCACCTGCTGGCTGTGCACAGTAAGAActttgcacatgtgtgtgtcGAGTGCGCCAAAGGCTTCCGCCACCCATCAGAGCTGAAGAAACATATGCGGACCCACACAGGCGAGAAGCCCTACCACTGCCCGCACTGCGAGTTCCGCTGTGCAGATCAGTCCAACCTAAAGACTCACATCAAGAGCAAGCATGGTGCAGATCTGCCTTTCAAGTGCAGCCACTGTCCCCAAGCCTACGCTGACGCACGGGAACTCCAGCGTCATATAGAGATGGTGCAGGGCCACAAGACCCACCAGTGCCCGCACTGTGAGCACAAGAGCACCAACTCCAGTGACCTGAAACGACACATTATCTCTGTTCACACCAAGGACTTCCCCCATCAGTGTGACGTGTGTGAGAAAGGCTTTCACAGGCCCTCAGAGTTGAAAAAACACGCGGAGACACACAAGGGCAACAAGGTGCACCAGTGCCGGCATTGTAACTTCAACGCTCCCGACACCTTCACTTTGAGTCGCCATATCCTGTCCTTGCATACGAAGGACCTCCCCTTTAAGTGCAAGCGCTGCAAGCGAGGCTTCCGGCAGCCCGCTGAGCTGAAGAAGCACATGAAGACACACAGTGGTAGAAAGGTTTATCAGTGCCAGTATTGTGAGTATAACAGTACGGACGCTTCTGGCTTCAAACGCCATGTGATCTCCATTCACACCAAGGACTACCCCCACCGCTGCGACTACTGCACCAAGGGCTTTAGGAGGCCTTCGGAGAAGAGCCAGCACATAGCCAGGCATCACAAAGACATGTTGATGTAATGTcatcacgcacacacaaacgcactccTCTTTCCCGAGTAAATCTGTGTCACACACCCAGAGGTCATTTTAGTGTATTAACAAAGAAATGGCGGATGTATGCTGTTGATGAAGACGACAACATTATAATTGCCGTTCTGTGTTGTAATGGGTGTAAACCTCTTCCCCCAGGGGTAATGCAAGAACACATTTTAGATGGGGGTGAAGTCTAAAAAAAGACATTGTGTACACTGAGTGGGACAGctgtaaattgttttgttttgttgcagaaAATCACATATGAACATATATTCAGGGTCTCAAATGTCTATATTTTTATACCCACTCAGCTAAAATGCTGCAAGATGATGACTGTGTCCTGTAAATCAGAAAGTGGTGCTTTGTGAACGTCATGCCAGTTCTTCAGATGATGTGGAATGAGTACTGGAGAGGTTTTCCTCCAAAGTACCAACTAGTATCTCTTTTCCTTATTAACCAACTTTTACACTGACATTTGTTTCCAATGCCATGTTGTCTTTAAGGGGCAGGGCCATTCATGAGTACATAAATGGTTTTGAGTGATGTTGTCACACTCTACGCACCTTAAAAGATATTTCATTAAATTGTAACATTTGAACTTCCATCATTTTGGATTTCCCTCCCAAGCCTGAACACTTGGAGTTCCGTTAAATCAATCATGTATAATATAGGCTGTATTCTGTTAAATATGTCTTCAAAGTTTAATCAGAAATGTTGCGTTCTGATCAGCAGTGTCTAACAAGGAGGGGAAATGGTGCAGTTGGTATATTAGTAGAGTATCCCTTTGGTGTACGCAACACAATTCTGACACATAAATCTGCTTTTATATTCGCTATGATGGTGACAATATTTCACAGGTGTATTAGTATATGAAGTTGACAGATGGTTGGCTTTACGTTCAACCCCTAAATCGGTTAGATCTGACTGCCACTTGCCACTGCAAGTTGCATATGTGTGATGTTACTTGTGACACAGATGTGCTCTCTCAGCTAACTATATGATTGCAATCATGCCTTACATCTGTTGGACTTTTTAAGCACTGATGAACACAGCTAATCAGAAAATAAGTGATTTTTAACTCTCAAACATGCTGTATCAATACCATTCTCTCAGAGATTGTGTGTTTGAGTCAGTAGAAAGCACCTTAAtaacttttgtattttaattacatatatgtatatagatatattcatgtatctatataaatatatatatatatatataacacaaaccCTAGGTAATAAACAATTGCAGAGCATTGGGAGTTGGTAAAGGTAAAAATTGTTTTGAGTGTTATCTCTAGCAAATGAGCACGATCCATTACTGCATCAAACTGAATTGTCATTGAAAGTGGTGGGTGAAACCATTGTTTTGTTCTATGGATAAGTGAtttggttttgtgttttgtttgtgctcACTAACAAGTTCCCCAGACCCTCGTCCTACAGTCCTAAATAATCCCAATAACCCAATCCCAAACATGGGATTATTCCCGTGAAGTCAGTGGTCATCATATTGGCATTAGTCTTTAAAGTATGCACATATGCTGTCTCCATGAAATTAATTGTGGTATATATTAAAAATCCCCGCATTTCGTGTACCTTAGTCTATATTTTCTTTCAGTCTGATTGTGGATAAACTACTGGTGGGGAAGAACCAAAATAAACAATTAtctttttatgctttttgtcCTTTCTGTCCTACAAACAGGAATCATCTTTacatgacattttaaagacccAGTCGGCAGTTTTATAACTGTTGCTCCATGCTCCTTACCACCTCTGTAGATCAGTGAAATTGTCTAGGGCATTTttaaaaaatgcccatcactTTCAATCATCCTGTTTGGGAATTTGAAACGTGCTTTATCCACAACCTGCTTCAGCAAGTCGGTTTCAGTTTGTAAGACCTCTCTTAACTGTCTGCGTTTTTAGTTTTAGCAGTCAGTTCATCCGTTTTAAGTACAGTCCAGACATTTGTTGTGATTGTATAACTTAAGTCAACAATTGAGTAGTGATGAAATATGCCAGTACGCCTCAATAACTCCAGCAGCCAACAAGCCATTTGGTTAGTAAAAGGGAATCAAAAGTTTCACTTGATCACCAGCTCGTCATCCTTTGTCACATCTGTGCATAGATGTAGAATGTAGTTTATGAGGGGTGAGCTGTACTGCCCAATCTTGATACTATCCAGTAGACAGTATAGTCTTCCACTTCAGTTGGCAAAGAGTGAAATTGATAGAATAATCTTAAAGCTCCAGACCTGAAACACTAAAGCCTTGCAAAGTTTTACACTTTGATTTTAActcgtttttttccccaattgCAATGACAGTCCGGGTATAAAAACGTCCACAATCTTCTAGATCGGCAGGAACAGAGCCAGCTGACAAAGTTGCACCTTTCTCAAGCCTGCACTGGATCTGAATTAGTGTTTCTCCAGCCAAGTAACAGGCACATAAGTGAGTTCCAGCATTAAGGAAATCTGCATACTAGCTCTGCATATGAACTCATCAGTCGTCACTTATCATTGTTGATGTCTAGGATACAAgttttacaaattaaattagtaaaaaatgtgattggttgaaggacagTTTTGTGTCTGCAATCGACTAATTGTTAAGTCCCTAGATGCTAGATGGAGGTAAAAgcaagaaaagcacaggtgttacatTAACAATGGCCCCCATcgattcaagtgtcccagtaaatcAGGACAGTAAGACAGCATGCACTAAAAGCCCCTAAAACTGAAGCAGCTTAATACAATTCAACCATCATTCATTTGATTATTCACACCTGtgttttcctactgtgacatgtcagaATGTGTactgtgagagaaaaaaaagcctattatacacacatcacatgtgggggtatttttgaaaaaacagtattgaTGAAAAGAGTAACCCCTGCATACTGACTCCAACCACACATATATTAACATAGACAGTATTTTGACCCCTGACTAAGATTTGATTGCGATCGCAACGTTGTCcatttaaatgaatgtgtgGTTTTGTGATGTGATCAGTTTCAGTAATGTATTAAGTAAGGCTACTTCAAATTCAAACAACTAACTCCAGAAATGGTATTCCAAGAAGGGAAAGATCAGTAAGATAGATGGTGATGAATGTGGAACCGCATTTGTCAAAGTTGTGTATATTTTATAGGGATGATATGATTGGTTTGGGAGTGACCTTAGAGAAGAAGGAAACAAACGATGATTTGGGTGTAACTGTAGAAAGAGAGCACTGATTAAGTCAGAAAGAAAGTGGAGCAAAGTGATTTGATTACATAGTTTGCACCAATTTAATGTGTTGCTCACGTCAACTCAGTCTCATTAAATTAACAAATGCATCTTTTTCCTCCACACTGAGACTCACGGGGGATTTGACTCTTTTAACGCACTAAAACTGCATGTGTTGCTGAGATGTGTTGCAGTCGTGTCTTGTTTTGCTTCCATGTCACCCGTCTTGAAAGATGTACGATGCCTCATACTGACGGAAATGAGCCTGTGCAGATGGGTTCACATGGGCACTGCGAACCCCTGATAGATACAACAGCATGTTCATTTTTTGTTGATCCCACAGAATATCTCATAAATCACTTACTGGTGCAGCTGTCAGCAGAAACCGCTGAGAAGTCGGATATCAACATGCAGACATCCATAAAATTCCTCCCTAAGTAACTCTTTCTCACTGCATTATCCAAGAATTTGGTATGAGTGTGTTGGGTTGTTTTTATCTGAATACACGTGATTAAGCAACTGCAGTGgcagtaaatacatttttccatttcttttctGAGCGTGCTGaaccactgtctctctctcccaagGCTTTTCTTTGCCTATTTTGAATCCGCAGAGcatcaaacacatacacacctaaCAGCCCCTGAAGGCCATCACTATGATGAGAAttgacagacatacagagataatccagccagtgcagaAGGTCAGACTAATTTATTTGATGTAGTcattttgtccatttttctGAGGATCAATGAGCCAATGTCTGGATGTGATTAGAATGATGAAACTGCCAGTAAAAACATCCATGGTCACATCTTGATGTGCAGGGAGTCAGCAAGTGAAAATATTCAGTACACAAATATTTCAGTAACTTAATCATTTTCAATCAGTGGCATGGGTTAATAGTTGACAATAATCCCAAATATTTAGATACGGTTTTGCATCAGAGGGTATTATTTGGGATATTTTGTTTTGGACAGCATAGGATTCTGGTGTTACACAACATATTGCTCTTGTATATTTCAGTGAAATGATGAGCAAATGGAGCTGGGGACTGTGTCATTAACTTTTCTCAATGGCAGACAGTACTGCCATAGCCTATTATCTCCAGATCCTTCGGTAGCTCACGAGCCAGATTGTCGACAACAAGGCTGTAAGTGCTGCAAGCCAGCTGGAGACCGCGGGGCCTTCAGGGAAATCATTGCCAGAATGCTTGGAGACGGGCAAAACTGGCCTCCTGATCAGTCAGAGAAGGGACAGTGTGGTGGACTACACATGACAAGAGTGCTCAGCTCCCGATTGGTGCATTTACACTTTGACTATAGGATGTCAGGATGTGTCATCTGAGGTATACCTCAATCTGAAAAAATGATTTCCAAAAGTCAGTAAGTAAACCTTGAGTCATACCAGCTACTGAGTTTGCATGTCAAAAGGGCCATCTCCATAACAACTGAGTCAAAATGATCCACTCATGAAGACTGTGTGATACGGATTAAATCTAAGGAAAAACCTAgaaagtggaccttgagttggaATTGTTTTGTCAAAAGCTTCACCAATTAAAGGTCAATTCTGTACTTGTTGAAGTTGTTCTCAATGGTGCCATAAAAAGTAGTGATaaacagatgaaaaaaatattaggCTTTTACCTCCTTGAGAAATCCAAAAAGTCTGATAGGCAAATAGTTTATTTCAGAAATTACAGTTCTACTTCACTGAAGATCCATTCTTAGTATATGTGCGCTGGAGGTTTTACCTTTCCACATCACACTTCTCCAAGTCGAATATTGGACCACGGTTGGCTTCCAAACccattgtgatgtcacaaatcATGCTTAATACACGTCTTAAACTCAGATTTAAACGTGGGCGCAGAGAAACTTCCCCCCAACTTCACTAGATGTCACTGTTATCCCATCCTTCTGAGAGACACTGACTGCACTGATTACTGAGAGTGTTGCcacaaataaatgcataaaaattAAATGCATACCCATTTCCAAGTCAGTGACTGGGTTTTAATGAGACTCCAGCAAAATAAGAACTGGGCACTATCCTTATTTTGTTCTTATAGTTCACTGTTTATAAAGTCCAGGAAACAGGTGAGAGCATTGACAAAACATGGATGTTGGGTTACCTATATTGTATCTTCCAATGGAAGATTATTTATGGAAtgtatgaataaatacattataggGGAAAATCCAAAAATGAGACTCCTTTAAATGGATTCTGTCTCATGTATTTATTTGGGGCAATTATTTCAATTAGCCTAAACTTTCAGGATAATTGTCAGACTTCGTTCCCCATGCACCCTTTAAACAGATACAGTAACGGACCTGCCCATTTACACTGCTCTCGGAGGACAGGACATTTTGACCTGGATCACAGCAGAGGCGCGTCACCGCGGGTGGGCGTGGCTAACCGGGTGAATAAAGCTGTATCCTCCGTTACGTTGCGGCAGAGTTACCGTCTGACACGAAAGAGGAGCAGGGGCACCGAACAGCTGAGCACCTCGCGGACATTTGAACCGCAAGTGATGGAAACCGCGGAGGTCATTTTATGCACCTTCATCGGCTCTCACTACTTCGGCACCATCCTCTTCTACTTGTGGCTTGTCAACTTAGGGACACCTACAGAACTCACCAACTATGGATTACTTGATTAAAATTGGGCCACCTGATCCTGTCTGCGCCATGACAACCGACCAGAATTAGAGCAAGATAAGTCGTTATGGATAGTTGTGCAAATGGTGCATTCCCTGCTCAGAGAACTGGTGTCCAAAGCAGAATTTCAATCTCACGATATCGCATATATTTGCGCGTAAAGGACGTGGACATAACGGCTTCTTTCAACGCTGCCTGAAATACTCTGCGCTATGTTTTAGTTATTATGGGAGAACGCAGTAGTTAGAATAGAGGGTGTGTTTGCGAGATTGGTTTGTTTCTGCTGGCTTTAATGTGAGAGTGGCGACCAGCTTTTAGTACGCGCGTACCAGTTGTGCGCTGCAGATCAACCGCTCCGTTACGACAGGCGATCCACCGCAATCTTTGACAGACAACAGGCCTCACCAACCATTGCAAAAGGTTTCACTGAAAATCCGTTTTCAACTCCTCTCAGTTGAACTTCCACTACAACCGAGATAGTTTTTAAAGCTGCGCCCAATTACACCTGTGAGGCAGGAGTAAGCCATGGCTTTACCAGATAGTGGCATGTCTGGGGAGGAGGTACCCTTCCCAGAGATTGTAGAGCTCAATGTGGGCGGCCAGGTGTACATAACCCGATATTCTACCCTCACAAGTGTGCCAGACTCCCTGCTATGGGAGATGTTCAGTCGAAAGTCAGCCAAAGGACTGGCCAGGGACACCAAGGGTCGCTTCTTTGTGGACCGTGATGGTTTCCTGTTCCGTTACATCCTGGACTACATGCGAGACCAGCAGCTGGTTCTGCCAGACCACTTCCCTGAGCGCGGGCGTTTGCAGAGAGAGGCTGAGTTCTTCAACCTGCCAGAGCTTGTCAAACTGCTGGTGCCCAAAATCAGCAAGCAGAACTCGCTTGGCGACGAGGGATGTCAGAGCGACCCGGAGGACTCCTCACCTGGGATTGACATGGCCCCTAACCTCAGCTCCCTGGGTGCTGTCGCTGCTGCCTGTGCCAGCCTGGTGCCCGGTACCATGGATGGCAAACGGTCTGGGTTCATCACTATTGGCTACCGAGGCTCATACACCCTGGGCCGTGACAGCCACACCGATGCTAAATTCCGCCGGGTGGCACGGATCATGGTGTGTGGGAAGACCTCTCTGGCCAAAGAGGTGTTTGGGGAGACGCTGAACGAGAGTCGTGACCCCGACCGCCCCCCTGAGCGCTACACATCCCGCTACTATCTCAAGTTCACCTTTCTGGAGCAGGCTTTTGACAAGCTGGCTGATGCAGGCTTCCACATGGTGGCCTGTAATTCCACAGGAACCTGCGCCTTTGCCCATGAGCAGACGGACGACAAGATCTGGACCAGCTACACTGAATATGTGTTCTACCGTGAGTGAGACTATCGGCTTTGTTCCCCTGGTCCCCCATCCTGTCTCCAAGTGACCCCCCTCCAGCTTCCAGCCATcctgtccttctctctctctgatggcTCCTGCACCAGTAGACGTACCGTAGATGTTGtgcccctccatctctctcagcAGCCTCCAGCTTTTATTCTATGAACAGTTACCCAGCTGCTGCTCCGACTCTTCATACCTTCTCTCAACCCCAGATCCATTCCCCTCATCCTCAGGTCCAGCTTTTGCCTTTGCTTAAACCGCCACTCCATCTAGTTGTAGTCCCCGGTCCTCAACCACAGCAACCCCACAGCCTGTCCTGCAGAGACTGATACCTTCTATATACTGTACTCCCTTTTGTACCCTATGTATTGCATCTGCCTTGGTAAAGCACAATATTGTATCCAAGAGCTCATTTTGTTAAATAAGCGCCCCGGTGTGTCTATATGACTATTAAAGCAGTCACAAGGGCATAGGGGAAAGGGCTTTGAAGAGTGGCCGTGATGTACAGTGCTAGACTTTGCCTGCTTACTCAAGCAGATCGGACTCTCTCCTGCTCCTCTGAACTAAATGACCAAATAATTGGACATCTTATCAGCCTTGAGGGACGTGAGCAGCCCAAGCAcaagaaagaaatgcaaaattCTTAAATGTGTTGAGTAACGTGGTTGGGAACGTGCCACACAGTAGTTTATCTGTTCAGTTGTTGTTATGAATGAATGAGACTTGTGATAATACAGCCACATGgacagtggggggaaaaaaagcattgagctttttattttgaaagggaGCAGTAGATTGTAGGTGTGTAgagtttctttttcaaaattatGCTTATTGTGTGGGAAATGAACAggcagcaggtttttttttttattattattttttggggcttttccctttattagaaagtggatagatatgaaagggggagagagacgggaatgacacgcagcaggtcggattcgaaccctgtgccactgcaggactcagccaacatggggccaCCCCCCAAGCAGCAGGTTTTGATAAACAATGATGAAAGCCGAAATATCAAGAGATCTcatagacagaaagaaaaaaatggttgCCAGATGAGGTGTGTGTATTGATAGTGCAATGGAGCTTTGAGTGTTTTAATCTCCAACGCTGGTAGGGCAGAGAAGATGAAGGTGTTACTCACTGTTCTATTTTTGTGCTTCTTTGACATTTCTTTGCTcaattacatacagtatttaagaGCATTATTCAAGTGAAGCACTTCTTGGGACAGTCGTACATGATTACATGTTGTTtcccaaaaaaaagacacaaaaaaaaagacagtcaCCTTAGCGGATCACGTTTTGAGCGTTCTGTAAACAGTAATGTTATTCTTAATACTCAGTTAGGTATTAGTTTAAGCTGTTGCATATTTGAAGAAAGAAAGGGTAGGATTACGTGTAAAGCCAGCCACAGCCCAATGTTTTCTCACTACTGTAGCAAGGGCATGTTTATAGCCAGTGGGTATAACTTCAGTTATAAAGAAGTGAGTTAAGAAAGAGAGTCATTCCCAGATACAGCCTCAGGACACATCTGCACATCATATACAGTACCTCAGACTAAAACACAAACTGAAGGCACTTACGACTAAGCTGATGACATACAAATGCAGACAACGTTAGGAAAATGTCCCAAATGTAGATGCTGTAACAAGATGTTAATAAGAGGTTGAATATGAAGTTTTAGTTGAGAAACAGCCATCGAGGCAGTGTAGTGCAGTATTCCTTCTGAGCTAGATGGTGTCAGGTTGTAGTTTTGGCAGAATGTTTGACAGTGACAATAAATGTATTCTGAGATGTCTAGAAACCGCAatgttgtgtttcagtgtgaTGAAGTGCTGTTGACATCTGAGTCATTATATTAGacctgctgcagtgtgttgcTGCAGGTGTAGACAACACTGAAATGAAAGTGTTCAGCAAAAAGCGAAATTTATTTGTCAAataaaagatgttttctttctaTTCAGGTTGTATTTTCCATTCGTGacaaaatgttttctcagtATTGAATGACATTCAGAACAAACCATGAGGAAAGTGGTACATGCCCTTATTTTACTGCAGTTACATTTTCAGTGACAATACCACTCAATCACAAGTAAACCAATTCAAATTTGTTCCCATTAAAGGGAATGTCCTTAGACATAAACTCTACTTAAATTAAATGTTCAGAACTCTAGCCTCAGGCACTATCTTCCCCATCCTCCCATCTGCTTTTCCactttttgttctctttttttccagcCCTGTCTTTGAGTTGACCAGAAAAAGGAGCCAGGATAAAAATGAGGACATGCATAACAGCCTTATTTTAAAGCAGCTTACAAAACCCTTATTTTGTTGACAATAATTGACCTAATTAATACTTGCAGTAAAAACCTGGAAGCATATCAGGCCTAATATACCAGACTGTGAAATACTGTAGCTGTATAGGCTTCACAAGATGAGAGATGGTTGttgtctgctgtaaaaaaaaaaaaaaaaaaatcattttgatcCAGCAAACCCACAGACAGAAAAGTGGTCATAATTTACACTTGAACAACAACCAGGGTTATGTTTATGTAGGTGAGGCAGTTTTAtgactcgttttttttttttaccaagagATGATCACATGCTAATTACCGTAGTATGAGACCTCCATACCTGATTTCATTGTGGCCTAGATAAAAGCATGCCTGATGAGCTTCacaaaaactgttgaaaaatgtATGTGGCTGCCATCTTGTAGAACAGAATCATCAGAGACAATACCGCGCCTGCAGTGTCTCTTTAGTCCACaacaaacacagtcacacatgcaTTCCTCAGTCACTGTCCTCCAGCACTCCCATGCAACTCGGGAGCGCCAAGGTCAGTCATTAGCACAAGCATGGAGAGACACGCCTTATGCGTGAAATACCTCCATGAGTTGCCTTGAGACTCAACATTCAACAGTAGTATGTGTTGACACTCCGACATTGAACAGCAGCAACAGTGAGGTCCACAGGCTGTGATGAAATGCTGATtgggtttttcttttccttctttttaaaaaaaaaaaaacctgttgtgTAACATGTGGCTGAAAAGTGTAGCACGCCTGTCTCATGTGCCAAACAAGACGCAGGTTTTATTTGTGTCACCATAGTGGTATACCTGTTCTATCCAGAGTGTTacaataaagattttttttacagctaggtgagaatgaggtggaagacatgcaggaaatcgtcacaggttggattcaaaccctggacctctgcgtcgaggtatAAACCTCTaggtatatgtgcgcctgctctacccactgaatcAACCTGGCCATCAATAAAGATATTTTACCATGAAAATCTGCTTCTCTGTCTTTTGGAAAAAATCCAAATAACAGGTTGCATCATTTGCACACCACACAGCACACAATCAACTGAATTAAATCctgtattgtgttttatttacattcTTGTTTACCTATACCACAAGGTTTGAAGTCAAAACAATTTCTCCGTGAGCTTGTGCAATTCATTATTAAACTCTTGTGATAAATGTACAAGGCAGAAAACAATGCTCGCCGAGAGTACAAGACTGCTCTCTCTACCTTGAGGCAGTGATTTGACCCATGTCGTGTTCCCGTGGTGCTATTGTCACTGTAGGCGGCTCTACGTGGCAACATGCCTTGGCTCGGTCTGCTTTCCTAAGAATGATCCCCTTGTCTCGTAGCCAGCTGGGTCATCGCTTCCCCTATTtggaaaaagaaaggaagagagcagagaggaacaGGAATCAATGTACGTCAAAGGAATAAAGGGATCGGGAAATGGGGCAATGaagcagagacagggagacagataACCTGGTGGAAGCTATGAGAGTGGGAGAGTATTTA
Protein-coding sequences here:
- the kctd12b gene encoding BTB/POZ domain-containing protein KCTD12b, whose translation is MALPDSGMSGEEVPFPEIVELNVGGQVYITRYSTLTSVPDSLLWEMFSRKSAKGLARDTKGRFFVDRDGFLFRYILDYMRDQQLVLPDHFPERGRLQREAEFFNLPELVKLLVPKISKQNSLGDEGCQSDPEDSSPGIDMAPNLSSLGAVAAACASLVPGTMDGKRSGFITIGYRGSYTLGRDSHTDAKFRRVARIMVCGKTSLAKEVFGETLNESRDPDRPPERYTSRYYLKFTFLEQAFDKLADAGFHMVACNSTGTCAFAHEQTDDKIWTSYTEYVFYRE